tacACCTTTTCCCACCACACCTTTTCCCTTCTCCCAACTctctgaaaatgctttgataCAACACTGAACAACCAGGCTCTTTAGCAATtagcttttgtggcttaccctccttgtgaaggttgtcaatgactgtcttctggacatctgtccagtcagcagtcttccccatgattttCTAGCCTATCATCCAGACTGAGCTACTacttagaggctcaggaaacctctGCAGGTTTTAGTTAATTAGCTGTtcatgagtttccaatattttgctttctgtttaccgcattttttcacacctgcctaaaacatttgcacagttttGAAGGGAATGAAAAAATGTTgacctttttcacaatattcaaatttttcacCCCATCAACACATGCACACGTACACTCACCGGCctttttattaggtacaccttgctagcaccgggttggaccccttttgTCCAGAACttccttaatcctttgtggcatagattcaacaaggtactggaaacattcctcagagagtttggtccatattaacatgatagcatcacacagatgctgcagatttgtcagctgcatccatgatgcgaatctcccgttccaccacatcccaaaggtgctctattggattgagatctggtgactttggaggccatttgagtacattgaactcattgtcatgttcaagaaaccagtcggagatgattcgtgctttatgacatggtgcgttgccctgctggaagtaaccatcagaagatgggtacattgtggtcataaagggatggacatggtcagcaacaatactcaggttgGCTATGgtgttgacatgatgctcaattggtactaaggggtgcaaagtgtgtcaagaaaatatcccccacaccattacaacACCagcaccagcctgaaccgttgatacaaggcaggatggatccatgctttcatgctcGTCGTCtttcgctttatccgggaccgggtcgcaggggcagcagactcagcagagacgcccagacgtccctctccccagacacctcctccagctcctccggggggagcccaaggcgttcccaggccagccaagagacatagtccctccagggtgtcctgggtcgtcccctgggcctcctcccggtgggacgtgcctggaccTCCTGacgaaggcgtccaggaggcatccggtatagatgcccgagccacctcaactggctcctctcgatgtggaggagtgcTTTCATgctgttgatgccaaattctgaacctatcatccgaatgtcgcagcagaaatagaggctcatcagaccaggcaaagtttttccaatcttctactGTCCAATTTTTGTGAGCCTGtccaaattgtagcctcagttttctgttcttagctgacaggagtggtgtggtcttctgctgctgtagcccatgcGCCTCAAGGTTCGAATTCTTGTGCAtttagagatgctcttctgcatgccttgagtggttatttgagttactgttgcctttctatcagctcaaactaGTCTGGCCCACTgcagctcactggatattttctctttttttgaccattctctgtaaaccctagagatggtagtgcgtgaaaatcccagtagatttCTGAAATaatcagaccagcccgtctggcaccaacaaccatgccacgttcaaagtcacttaaatcccctttctgatgctcggtttgagcTGCAGAAGATCGTCTTAACCATGTctcctaaatgcattgagttgctgccgtgtgattggctgatcagaaatttgcgttaacaagcagttggacaggtgtacctaataaagtggccggtgagtgtatatgccTGTTTACCATTCACAGCTCCAGCACCGCACTGTTTCACTCCACTCCACTTGACCTCGGTCTGCTGTTGTGTTTCTTTTGACTCACTGACAGCTGGAAGTGTGGTTTGAAGCCCCACCTCCAGCCGCTAGGATCATGTGCCGTTTCATACCCGTGCGACCAAAATCCTGAATATTGAAGTCTCCTCTGATGCACACAAAAGCCCGCAGCTCATTGTTGCACCAAAGGTTAGACTTGCTGGTTGCTTGTGAGGATTTCATGGCTTGCATGTAGTGTGGCGAGTTTGGAAAATGCTCGTTATATTTTCGGGCTCACTGACTCATGGCTGAAAACGCCCATGGCCATGGCGTGAAcggcagtctgttcacgtcacatttcAGCTCTGCTCAGTCCCAAAAGGACCCGCTGGAAACGGTTGCAAAACAGGCTGAGTTGATTGGAGAGCAGCTGTCCAAATCTGGCTCGATCTGCAGATATCTAtacatctcttctttttgcatcaCATTTACTTTTGTGTTGCTGTTTCATAGAGAtgcaaagttaaaataaatgaaatagcCTAAAGTTTTAACTGTTCAGATTTCCCTAGGATTTATGTCACCATCTGGATTTTAAAAGATATTAAAATTGTTTAGTGTCTGCAGCTGAAGATGACCGTTAATCACATCCGTGATGACTTAATACCAAGAAATAAGTAGAGTGTTATCTCTTCATTACAGCCAGTTAGTCAACAAAATTGAACACCTTTGATGAAACAGGAAATTTCAAAAGTTGAGATCTTCCTGTGAAGATTGCAGGATCTCTGTAAAATGTAAAGGTGAATTTGAAACTCACCAAGTCCACAAATCAATCCTCCAACAACATTTCCATTgcctgtaaaaaaaattaagtaaaaaaacaaaatgatgagATTGGATACTGAGATTATTTTCAATGTGGTTTTCTCATTGCAAGAAGcaatagaaaatagaaaaaccttttgttACAGTTGCATATTAACAAGCACTACCTTAAAACAATGTACGAAATAAACATTGAAGATTagcttttttccatttctgtgaCTGCAAGTCTATATGCCGATTCAACACTGTACACTAGATCTCTATACATTGCTTGAAGGGCTTTCCTAAAGTATGGGATGGCCATCATAAAGTTtgatttttcacatttctgataaaatgtatctttttgaAGATAAATGCCATtataggaaaaaaatatatgctATCTTTAAAAAACGTAAGATTTAAAATTGTGATTTTATATTAGTTTCCAAAGTCATTTTACTTAAAGCTAAAAATAGATTACAGAATTTTCAGTTACCCAATCACCGGTGATCATTTTCATTAATAACTTACtggtgcattctgggattctaGGAAACCACTGGCTATTCATGTTGCAAGTCAGGGTAGACTGTCCAATCATTTTGAATCCAGGTTTGCATTCGTATATTACAGTAGCCTTGTACCCATGTGGAGGTCGAGAGCCGTCAATGTATGCCGCATTTGGAATCTTTGGATCTTTACATTGAACCACTGAAATCAAAAACGGAAAATGTTATACAACATACACTACCATGCAAAGGTTTTGGCAGAAATTAAGAAAAGCTCCAAAGAagttagttctagtgaggacacgggcagcagcgttctggatcaactgcagctgtctgatcgactttttaggcagacctgtgaagacatcgttgcagtaatcaattctactaaagatgaacgcatgaattagtttttcaaggtcccaCTGAGatattagtcctttaatcctggagatgttctttaggtgatagaaggccgaccttgttactgtctttatgtacctctgaaggttcaggtccaagtccatcactacacccaggtttcaagcctgactggtggtttctagttgtattaactgaagctgtgtgataacttttaaatgctctttctttggtccaaagattattacttcagttttgttttgattcagctgaagaaaatgttggtccatccatgcatttatttcttctaagcCTTTAccaagcgcttgaatgggttcatagtcacctggtgacatcgtaacgtatagctgtgtgtcgtctgcatagttatgataacttacattgttgtttattcaaatctgagttagggggagcatgtagatattgaataggaggggccctaagatggacccttggggaacgccacatgtgatttttgtggtctctgatgtaaagttacctactgactcAAAAaatccctgtccttcaagtaagttttaaaccaattgagtgctgtaccagaaaggccgacccagttttccaggtgctctaataaaatggagtgatcaacagtgtcgaatgctgcactaaggtccaataataccagcactgtggttcttccaaaGTCTGCTTTTATACGGATGTTGAGTcaatacaaaatgttttcaaatttaataaaaaaaagtttaatttcatttaagggTTTCTGGGCACTTGCAGCCTTTTGAGATAAGGGTACACCATCTCATGGAACTGAGACTGACTGGACCACTCCAAAAGCTTTCATTTAGGGGGGTTTTGAGCCAACATGAGACTTGAGTCATGcataaatcacaaaaacaaagacttgaCTTTAGACTTGTACTCTAAAGACTTAACCTGGACTTGTGGTTCAAGTCTCGAGTCTTATTGTCAATCTCTATCTCATGTAATCAGGAGTGAAAGCAGGTCAATAGGTTAGCTACAGCTCGCAGCAGCTCTGACGACTGAGGTGTGGTTGCACATATTTTGCTGTAAAAGGGGTGTGCTTTATTTTTAGCCAATGGTATTTGTGGACTATTAATGCctcaaaacatttattatgtTAGCTTAAATGAACACAGTATTAATTGACTTTGGGTTAGAACAAAATGGACTAAACATACATCCTCAATTAGCTTGTTAAACTAATGAGTCACGTTACATGGACACTTCCGTCAGAAAgcaataaagtaaaacaatgtCCTGTCCTGTTTATTCAGTAGTTCAACATTCCCTCTCTATGTAATATATTCTACAGCATGACAATGGCCCCAAACATACACCCAATGCTATTAAAAACCATCTTCAGCACAGAGAAAATGGCATGGCTTCAAAGGGTCCTGATCTCAACAACTGAGCTGGTTTGGCAttacatgaaaacaaaagaaagatttCAGGAAGCCTGCATTCACAGAAAATATGTGGTTAACTCTTTAAGATCCTTTCAACAATCTAACAGCTCAGTTCTTTCAAATACTGTGCACAACTGAACCCAGAAACAGTGATGTTGTTTCAAAAGCAAAAAGATGGTCACACCAAACATCATTTCAACTGAcatatacagttgaaaccaaatATTTGGATACATGCTATAAAAACTGGAAGTTTTAACCTCACGTTCTCACATATAATTAAGCTAAACATCCCCTGGTTTAGGTCGGTTAGGCTTTCAAACAAAAAGGAATGAAAAAGCCAAGACattgatgtcatggctttataTGGAGCCATTCCTGGGGATGCGTTTTAACGcgacacctcaaacacactgcttcctggTGAGACATCTTGGAAAAAAAGATTCAAAAATTGAAAGAAATTATGAACAATTGCATAAAGAGAAAACTAGCCCTCCGTAAGTCTGGCTCATCACTGGGTACaacttccagatgcctgaagctGTCACTCATCAGTTCAATCAATCATATGGAgtaaaaatgcaccagaaatgTACAGCCATCATAACATTTAGGAAGGAGATTGGTtttgtgtcccagagatgaattTGTTTTGGGATCAAAATGTGTgcatcaaccccagaacaaaagttGAAGAcgttgtgaagatgctggcttcAGAGAGCAAGAAGCCGGTACTCTAAAGGCAACATAAAGAGCaggattacagtttgcaaatgcacccAGGGACCAACACCTTAATTTTTGAAGACATGACCTATGTTTGACCATAATGACCATGATTACatatgaagaaaaagaagaaagtttgcatgcctgagaacaccatcccaactgtgaagtattGGGGTGGCAGTATCACATGTGAGTTTTGCTGCTGGAGGGACTTGTGCTACAATCTTTGTACGAGAATCTGTATGAAGGATGTTTTAGGAGataccctgaggaagattggaGTGTGCGTGTGGAGGTCGATGGGACGAGGAGATCCTCGAGATGGAGGGGGGCTTCACCATGGATGCACTGGTGGGTAAGGAGAGAGACCTTATAGGCCAGCGGAGTGATTTAATGATGGGGGTAACATGGTTGTATTTGTGCACATTTAGCAGGATCCTAGCAGCCCTGTTCTAAATGTACTGCATCTTCAGAAGACTCTTCTCCAGGATCCGTGTGAGGAGCGCATTGCAGTAGTCCAGCCCCGAGGAGACACAGGCATGGACACGCTTTTCTGCATCTGCAGAAGTGAGTGTGGGACGAAGTTTAGCAATGTTCCTGAGATGGAAGGAGGTAGTCTTGCAGAGATGTTTGATGTGAGCTTCAAAGGTCAGAGGAGAGTCGATTTCAACACTCAGGTTGGTGACTGATAGTGAAAGTGGAATATCTTGGCCTGAGAAGGTGATGGTGGTAATGTCAGATGGCCAAACCTGATGTTAAGTGCCAACGAAGATGGATTCAGTGTTTGATTTTGGCTACACCAGTTAGGAGAAATGAGCCAAACATTTCAGCAAAGTCATagtttacaacaaaaaaaattgaattaccAAATACTAATGAAATGTCTATAAACATATGAATTTgaacaaagtaaaaaacctcTATAAAATCTCCCCCCCTGTCATTATTCTAGCATTTAACAAATATAGATAATCTTGGTAATTCCAACTGTCCTAAAACAAGAATGGTTTAGTCAGATTTAATGTcatactgttaaaaaaaaaggttctgtgttgttttatacAACGTATACAGAGTTTTAACTGCATTGCTATTCATTTCAATTATGATGAAAGTTAAGATTACAAGACTAAAGTACTTACAGATGCATGATGGAGGAGAAGGCGTGAACTCCTCATTTTCCTCACAGATTAACTGTTTTGATCCATTGAGTGTATACCCTTTGTCACAAGAGTACTCCACAACATCTCTATAACTGTATGGCTCCTCCTGCACTGGACTAAAAGAACCGTTTTCAATACTACCTGGCTGGGCACATCTAGAAACTAGAAAAGAAATCTTCTATTAGActagaaacaaacacatttttaataagaTCAGTAGGCACCAATGTCTCCAACCTTCACAACGAGGCACCCTGTGCAGCCATTGTTGTGCTCCACATGTGATTTCACTTTTACCAACTAATCTGTAActaattgaaaaaaagaaatagaacaTAAGCATTACATTCAACTCTGCACACAGATCAATAAGGAACACAAATGGTTTTAAATTATCACTTTTCTACTAACCCTTTGTTACAAGTGATCAATGCTTTATCCCCATACTGCGTCCCGCTAGGGTAGTCAATTTGTCCATTCAACACTTCGTCAAGAGGTCCACAGTTATTCCCTGAAATAGGAAGACACAAGTGGTACACTTGTCTTTTATAAACAGCTGCACAATGTATGAATACCTCATATTAGTCGTTAAATAATCTGATAGTTAAAAAATGAATCACTTAATGCAGGTTAACTGGTCTAAATTGTGGCTGTCATTTGATTAAAGCAGTATTTATGCCAAAAAAGGCCTTTCTTGTTTTCAAAAACACAGTGAAGGTTTCACTCTCCTAAAATGGGTTTGAAACAATCTCTATTAAGACACAGTTTCTGCACAAAATTCTACACTTGTCCAGACTCAAATTTCgagattttttacattttttataaaattctGGACATTTGAATTTAAAGTATTAAACTTCATACCTGCTTGAATAGTAATCAAGTCTTATCTATAGATTTTCTTGTAGACATTCAGCATCATTGGAGCTTCAGTGCTTGGTTTAAGAACCACACATCCagttgaaaataaaactgaaattgtCTAGAATATTTGTAAATGAATGTGCAGTCAGTaaataaaaaaccaaaatacagataggtaaaatgttaaaatcttaATGTGATGTGGCTGCCAATGTATTATCAATAATGTACAACCACTGCATCTATTAGGCATTATTAGACTGTTGTCAtctgaaaaggagaagaaaacccTCTAGAAACTCTATCAAGCATATATTACATGctcatttttttctatttttaaacataTCCAAACCtagaaaatgatcaaaacattTTCCGGACTTTACAAATTCGTATGAACTTGGTGTAGAATACTCCACTTCAGATTTAACCAATGTAGATAGTTTAGATTGTGAATTAAAAATGATCTccttaaaaactgtgaaacaccAAATAGGAATTTTGAATCAGATACCAACTTTAGCATCATACAGAAGCAGTGTAAGCTTATATTTCTTTACAGTGCTTATACTGAGGGCATTTAAGCTCTTGTGATGCCCCCAGACACATTGGGGCCCTGGGCAATGAGTCCTTTTGCACCTATTAAAAACTCCTTCAGATAGTTAATTAAAAACCTTCTTAAGTAGTTAAGTGAGGATATTCACTCTTGCAAGTCAGCTTAACAGGACTCCAAATGCCTGAAGTACACTTGATGATTCCAGAACCTCCTACAGATGTGTAGCCAAAACCACAGATAAAAGCCACAGTGGACCCATCCTCAAATGTGTCTTTCGTAATGTACTCGTCCTTCAGATGCATGCTTGGCCGTCCGGGAGGTTTGGAACACCGCTGggctacaaaaaaataaacaaaacaatggatagccccttttccattgctgTTGAAAACCCCAGGCTTTTAAAAGCCTAGGGGACTTTTTGattagggatgggtaccaaATTCGGTACTTCTAGAGGTACCGACCAAATTCTGTCGGTACTACCGAAAACCTATTCACGTAAAAACAAACGGTACAATTTTTCAGTACTTAAACGCATCaatgtgacactgagggagtggaagaatGGGACGATTTTCCATACCAAACaggaacacagcattgcacacaCAAGAGCGTAATGATGTCAGTAGCCGCTACTACAGTCAACAAGGCATGGCTGACAGAAAGCTCttgaaagtatggctccactttgcGTTGCAGACTATGCTCGCTGCGATATTTGTGACGCGAAGTGCCAGCAgcaggaatacttctaatctaaggaagcacctggttaagcacaagatttttctcaaggctgaagagtgaACAAATTTTGCCCAGCCTCAGATCTACTGCAACAACTCGtgcattcagcaccgttagcacgcctgcattcgttagcagccagcaacatgggagaagaaatgtttgaaacaactgagatgttacaatataaacagctggatgttgttttgatatattcattgaagtctatatattgagaaataaatatgttaaattgcaAAATTTTGAgataattaaatgaattaacatttattaccacataaacacaaaacactTCCAAAACCTGGTACCGTTGAGTGCCGATACCCTCGTATCAAATgcgaaaggtacccatccctagtttCAATACAAATTTACCTGGGTAATTTCATTTACCCAGGTAAACAGTCCTGGTCTGGAGTGGGTCTTTCCACAATTCCCAGGGATTGTTGAAGGGGTTGTGCTCAGTGAGGCTTTGCCCCACTAGTTGCAATAATGGCAGCAGTAAATCTATAAGTTTATCGTTTTTATACCATTAGTctgtcacaaaaagtagttttaggATATTTTAAGTGAGGACGtagacctccaaacttcatcTGTTCAGTCAGTTAATCAAGAATGAGCctgctttgaaatgttttatctgagtTTTTGGAGCAGCGGAGCTCCGCTTGAAGGCTGGTCTGGCTGCTAAGCCAGGAACTCTGGGATTTCCTGCTATCCGTTACCTGTTTGTGACAGCAGAAAGTACATTTAAAGCATTTAGTAGCTATGTGAtgaataactgcaagtaccagAGTAGatcatgtaatatttttttgctgGAAATTTTTGACAACTTAATGTCAGCATTAATTATAAACTGTTTTTCCACAGTTCtgtaggaaaaaatatttttacttagtgGTAACAATCAAAAAGAGCACTTTCAATTTTCcttgtagataaaaaaaaatccacatttcCCTAGTCCCTAAATTAGATTAGAGTTAGATTCCCTAAATCTAACTTAGTGGACTGTGAATtccattatttttcattttaatgcaaACAGCTCCGCAAAACAaaagttccaggtttggatgcagtttccTAAAATCTTTGTGATCCTTGTGTCCTGCCATCCTCTACTCCACTGTCTCCTACTTTAtataagtattttattttgattagaCAGTAAATGCATCAGATCCCTGTACtgactgtttttattattctcataaatacaatttttttactTAAGACAGTTTTCCATTTGTGCTGTAGATATCTAACATGGATTTGCTGGattatcagtcagtcaaaaaataagaaaaataagtgtATTAATTAGTGGTTAATAGTTATTGCAGTTG
This DNA window, taken from Girardinichthys multiradiatus isolate DD_20200921_A chromosome 1, DD_fGirMul_XY1, whole genome shotgun sequence, encodes the following:
- the LOC124873005 gene encoding membrane cofactor protein-like isoform X1: MSVWGLFLLSSFGFAITAQAQRCSKPPGRPSMHLKDEYITKDTFEDGSTVAFICGFGYTSVGGSGIIKCTSGIWSPVKLTCKRNNCGPLDEVLNGQIDYPSGTQYGDKALITCNKGYRLVGKSEITCGAQQWLHRVPRCEVSRCAQPGSIENGSFSPVQEEPYSYRDVVEYSCDKGYTLNGSKQLICEENEEFTPSPPSCILVQCKDPKIPNAAYIDGSRPPHGYKATVIYECKPGFKMIGQSTLTCNMNSQWFPRIPECTSNGNVVGGLICGLVSITVLLVQNYLM
- the LOC124873005 gene encoding complement decay-accelerating factor-like isoform X2, producing MSVWGLFLLSSFGFAITAQAQRCSKPPGRPSMHLKDEYITKDTFEDGSTVAFICGFGYTSVGGSGIIKCTSGIWSPVKLTCKRNNCGPLDEVLNGQIDYPSGTQYGDKALITCNKGYRLVGKSEITCGAQQWLHRVPRCEVSRCAQPGSIENGSFSPVQEEPYSYRDVVEYSCDKGYTLNGSKQLICEENEEFTPSPPSCICLPKKSIRQLQLIQNAAARVLTRTNFFGAFLNFCQNLCMVVYVV